Sequence from the Streptomyces peucetius genome:
TTGAGGTGGAGATGGACGTCCGCCTCCCAGGTGAAGCCCATGCCGCCGAGCACCTGAAGGCAGTCCCCCGCATTGCGCACCGCCGCCTCGTCGGCCGCCAGCTTGGCCCCCGCGGCCTCCGTCAGGTCCGGGCCGACGGCCGCCGCCGCATAGACGGCGGCGCGGGCGACCTCCGTACGCACCAGCATCTCGGCGCACAGGTGTTTGACCGCCTGGAAGCCGCCGACGCTCTGCCCGAACTGGACCCGGTGCTTCGCGTGGCGCACCGCCTCCTCCGTGCTGCGGGCCGCGCTGCCGAGCTGCTCGGCGGCGGTGAGGAGCACCGCGGCGGCCGGCAGCGGGCCGGGCGCGGCGGGCGGCGGCGGGTGCGGGAGCCGGTGCAGGGGCGTGAGCGGGTCGAGGGACCGTACGGCGGCCGCCTCCCGTAGCTCCACAGCCTCCAAAGCGCCTGCCCCGAGCGCGACCACGGCGTCCGCGTCGTCGAAATGCTGTACGAGGTGGGCTAGTTGGTTCGCGCAGGTGACGACCGCCGTGCCGTCCGCCGCCCCGGGCACCGTCCCCGCCGCGAGATGTGTCGCCACCAGCGGACCCGGCAGCAGCGCCCGGCCCGCCTCCTCGAAGAGCAGCACCGCCTCCGGCAGCCCCAGCCCGGCGCCGCCCTCGCTCTCCGGCAGCCGCAGCGCGAAGAACCCCGCCCCGCCCAGCTCGCGCCAAAGTTTCCGGTCCACCCTGCCGTCACGGTCGACGGCGGCCCGCAGCGCCTCGCGCGCGAAGCGGCCGTCGAGCAGCTCGCGCGCGCCGCTGCGCAGCGCCCGCTGGTCGTCGGTGAGCCGGAAGTCCATCAGCGTCCCTTGGGCAGGCCGAGAATGCGCTCGGCGACGATGTTCCGCTGGATCTGCGAGGTGCCGGCGGCGATCGTGTACGAGAGCGACGACAGCCGCTGCACGGTCCACGGCCGTGACAGGTCGAACGCGTCGGGTCCGAGGACCTCGGCGGCCGCGTCGTACAGCTCCTGACGGGCGTGCGAGTAACGGAGCTTGAAGACGGACCCGCCGGTGCCGGGGACGCTGCCGGTCGCGGCGGCCTCGCTGACGTTCCACTGGACGAGCCGCCACAGCGCCGCGAACTCCGCGTGCAGCCGGCCGAGTCCGCGGCGGAGTACCGGATCGTCCCAGCTGCCGTTGGCCCGTGCCTCGGCGGCCACCTCGGCGAGCGTGCGGCGGCAGGCGACGACCTCACCGGCGAAGGCGGTGCCGCGTTCGAAGGAGAGCGTGACCATGGTGACGCGCCAGCCGTCGTTCTCCTCCCCGACCCGGCAGTCGGCGGGCACCCGCACCTCGTCGAGGAACAGCTCGGCGAACTCGGCGGACCCTGCAAGGGTGCGCAGCGGCCGTACGGTGATGCCGGGCGCGTCCATGGGCATCGCGAGCCAGGTGATGCCGCGGTGCCGGGGGGCGGCGGGGTCGGTGCGGACGAGCAGTTCGCACCAGTCGGCGACCTCGGCGTGCGAGGTCCAGATCTTGGAGCCGGTCACGACGTACGCGTCGCCGTCGCGGACCGCCTTGGTGCGCAGCGAGGCGAGGTCGGAGCCGGCGTCCGGTTCGCTGAAGCCCTGGCACCAGATCTCGTCACCGCGCAGGATCGGCCCGAGCCAGCGTTCCCGCTGCTCGGGGGTGCCCTCCGCGGCGATGGTCGGCCCGGCGTGCAGCAGTCCGACGAAGTTGGCGCCCACGTACGGCGCTCCGGCCCTCTCCGTCTCCTCGAGGAAGATCAGCCGCAGGGTCGGGGAGGCGTCCCAGTGCACGTTCCCGTAGCCCGCGTCGTACAGCGCGCGCTGCCAGGCGGTGTCGTACGCCCGCCGCGCCGGCCAGTCGTCGGGCGGCGGCTGCGGGGGCAGGCCGGGCAGGGCGGCGGCCAGCCAGTCGCGGAGCCGGGCACGGTACTCCTTTTCGGCGTCGGTGTACGCCAGGTCCACGGGCCCTCCTACGAGTCCAGGTCCAGGCCGAGCATGCGGATCGCGTTGCCGCGCATCAGCTTGTACACGGTCTCGTCGTCGAGGTCCTTCACATGGTCGAGGGCGACCTCCTTGGTGTGCGGGAAGGTCGAGTCGACGTGCGGGTAGTCGGTCTCGAAGGTGGCGTTGTCGCGGCCGACGGTGTCGAGGGAGGCGACGCCGTGCTTGTCGCGGAAGAAGCAGCAGAAGATCTGCCGGTAGTAGTAGGTGGAGGGCGGTTCGGGGATCAGGTCGCGCACCCCGCCCCAGGCCCGGTGCTCCTCCCACACGTCGTCGGCGCGCTCCAGGGCGTACGGGATCCAGCCCATCTGGCCCTCGCTGTAGGCGAGGGTGAGGCGGGGGAAGCGGACGAGGACACCGCTGAAGAGGAAGTCCGTCATCGAGGCCATGGCGTTGTTGAACGACAGCGCGGCCTGCACGGCGGGCGGCGCGTCCGGGGAGGCGGCGGGCATCTGGGAGCTGGACCCGATGTGCATGTTGACGACCGTGCCGGTCTCCTGGCACACGGCGAAGAACGGGTCCCAGTGGCCGGAGTGGATCGAGGGCAGCCCGAGGTGGGTGGGGATCTCGGAGAAAGTGACGGCACGCACGCCCCGCGCGGCGTTCCTGCGGATCTCGGCGACCGCGAGGCCGATGTCCCACAGCGGGACGATGCACAGCGGGACGAGCCGCCCGCCGCTGTCGCCGCACCACTCCTCGACCATCCAGTCGTTGTAGGCGCGGACACAGGCGAGCGCGACCTCCTTGTCGTGGGCCTCCGCGAAGGTCTGGCCGCAGAAGCGCGGGAAGGTCGGGAAGCACAGCGACGCCTCGACGTGGTTCAGGTCCATGTCCTTGAGGCGTTCCACCGGGTCCCAGCAGCCGGGACGCATCTCGGCCCGGGTGATGCCCTCGAGGGTCATGTCGTCGCGGTCGAAGCCGACGGCGGCGATGTTGCGTTTGTACGGGAACCTCAGGTCCTCGTAGATCCACCAGTCGGTGGGCGGCCCGTCGGGGTCCATGGTGATCCGGTACTTGCCGCCGACGTAGGCGAGCTCGCCGATGCCGGCGGTCACCGGTTTCGGTCCGCGGTCGCGGTACTTGGCGGGGAGCCAGGTCTCGAAGAGGTGCGCCGGTTCGATGACGTGGTCGTCGACGCTGACGATCCGGGGCAGTTCCCTTTCCATCGGGACCATCCTCCGTTCCTGACGGTGCGTCAGTTCGGGTTGTCAGGCTAGCGCCGCACCCCTGGACCGACAAGGCGCGGAACCCTACGATCTGACGTGTCGTCAGTTATTGTCGGATCGCGGAGGTGCCCGGCCATGGACGAGACCGCACACGCCCTGGGCGCCGCCGCCACCCTCTGGGAGCTCGTCGACCGCCGGGCCGCCCTCACGCCGGACCGGCCCGTGCTGCTCCAGGGCGGGCGCCGTCTCACCTTCGGTGAGCTGCGCGACCGCGCGGAGCGGACCGCCGCCGGGCTGTACGCGAAGGGCGTGCGCCCCGGCACGGTCGTCGCCTGGCAGCTCCCCACCCGTATCGAGACGGTGCTGCTGACCGTGGCCCTCGCGCGGCTCGGCGCCGTGCAGTCGCCGGTCATTCCCTTCTACCGGGACCGCGAGGTCGGCTTCGCACTGCGGGAGTCCCAGGCCGCGTACTTCGCGGTGCCGGGCGAGTGGCGCGGCTTCGACTTCACGGCCATGGCCCGGCGCACCGGCGCCCGCGGCGTCTTCGAGGCGTACGACTCGCTGCCCGACGGCGACCCGGCGGCGCTGCCCGCGCCGCCCGCCTCCGGTACGGACGTGCGCTGGATTTACTGGACCTCCGGCACCACGTCCGACCCCAAGGGCGTGCTGCACACCGACCGTTCACTGATCGCGGGCGGCTCGTGCCTGGCGCACGCCCTGCGGCTGTCCGGGGACGACGTCGGCTCGATCGCCTTCCCGTTCGCGCACATCGGCGGCCCGGACTACCTGGTGATGCTGCTGCTGTACGGGTTCCCCGCGGTCCTCTTCGAGACGTTCGCGCTGCCCGACGCGCTCGACGAGTACCGCCGCCACGGCGTGACCACCGCCGGCGGCTCCACCGCCTTCTACTCGATGTTCCTCGCCGAGCAGCGC
This genomic interval carries:
- a CDS encoding acyl-CoA dehydrogenase family protein encodes the protein MDFRLTDDQRALRSGARELLDGRFAREALRAAVDRDGRVDRKLWRELGGAGFFALRLPESEGGAGLGLPEAVLLFEEAGRALLPGPLVATHLAAGTVPGAADGTAVVTCANQLAHLVQHFDDADAVVALGAGALEAVELREAAAVRSLDPLTPLHRLPHPPPPAAPGPLPAAAVLLTAAEQLGSAARSTEEAVRHAKHRVQFGQSVGGFQAVKHLCAEMLVRTEVARAAVYAAAAVGPDLTEAAGAKLAADEAAVRNAGDCLQVLGGMGFTWEADVHLHLKRALLRARMWVTTSQAEEMHAEALAAAL
- a CDS encoding acyl-CoA dehydrogenase family protein, which translates into the protein MDLAYTDAEKEYRARLRDWLAAALPGLPPQPPPDDWPARRAYDTAWQRALYDAGYGNVHWDASPTLRLIFLEETERAGAPYVGANFVGLLHAGPTIAAEGTPEQRERWLGPILRGDEIWCQGFSEPDAGSDLASLRTKAVRDGDAYVVTGSKIWTSHAEVADWCELLVRTDPAAPRHRGITWLAMPMDAPGITVRPLRTLAGSAEFAELFLDEVRVPADCRVGEENDGWRVTMVTLSFERGTAFAGEVVACRRTLAEVAAEARANGSWDDPVLRRGLGRLHAEFAALWRLVQWNVSEAAATGSVPGTGGSVFKLRYSHARQELYDAAAEVLGPDAFDLSRPWTVQRLSSLSYTIAAGTSQIQRNIVAERILGLPKGR
- a CDS encoding amidohydrolase family protein, which gives rise to MERELPRIVSVDDHVIEPAHLFETWLPAKYRDRGPKPVTAGIGELAYVGGKYRITMDPDGPPTDWWIYEDLRFPYKRNIAAVGFDRDDMTLEGITRAEMRPGCWDPVERLKDMDLNHVEASLCFPTFPRFCGQTFAEAHDKEVALACVRAYNDWMVEEWCGDSGGRLVPLCIVPLWDIGLAVAEIRRNAARGVRAVTFSEIPTHLGLPSIHSGHWDPFFAVCQETGTVVNMHIGSSSQMPAASPDAPPAVQAALSFNNAMASMTDFLFSGVLVRFPRLTLAYSEGQMGWIPYALERADDVWEEHRAWGGVRDLIPEPPSTYYYRQIFCCFFRDKHGVASLDTVGRDNATFETDYPHVDSTFPHTKEVALDHVKDLDDETVYKLMRGNAIRMLGLDLDS
- a CDS encoding class I adenylate-forming enzyme family protein; the encoded protein is MDETAHALGAAATLWELVDRRAALTPDRPVLLQGGRRLTFGELRDRAERTAAGLYAKGVRPGTVVAWQLPTRIETVLLTVALARLGAVQSPVIPFYRDREVGFALRESQAAYFAVPGEWRGFDFTAMARRTGARGVFEAYDSLPDGDPAALPAPPASGTDVRWIYWTSGTTSDPKGVLHTDRSLIAGGSCLAHALRLSGDDVGSIAFPFAHIGGPDYLVMLLLYGFPAVLFETFALPDALDEYRRHGVTTAGGSTAFYSMFLAEQRKQPGVRIVPTLRLLAGGGAPKPPDLHRAVVGEMGCVLTHGYGMTEVPMITMGSPDDSEDDLAHTEGRPPAGMEIRIVDGGIRLRGEAVCKGYLDPAATAAAFDADGFLITGDLGRLTDSGHLVIAGRVKDVIIRKGENISAKEVEDLLHGHPAVGDVAVVGLPDDDRGERVCAVVERAPGAADPTLEQLTAHLRAEGLSVHKLPEQLEVVDALPRNETLRKVLKYKLRERYA